DNA from Halorarum salinum:
CGACCCGGAGTCGGCGACGTTCATCCCCGCGAAACCGGACCTGGTGGAACTGCTGCTCGAACAGCTGTTCTCGTACGCGCGCCGGGGGGAGTACCCGGCCCTCGTCGACGCCGCGCTGTGTCACTACCAGTTCGAGGCGATCCACCCGTTCCGGGACGGCAACGGCCGGCTCGGCCGGCTGCTCATCATGCTCCAGCTGTACGACGCGGGGCTGCTCCCGGGGCCGTACCTCTATCTCAGCGCGTACTTCAGGCAGTTCGGGCAGGGGTACCGCGAGCGGCTCCTCGCGGTGAGCACGGAGGGCGCGTGGGACGACTGGATCACGTTCGTGCTGAACGCGGTCGCCGAGCAGGCGATCGACGCCCACGACTGCGGCGTCCGGCTGAAGGAACTGCGGGCGGAGTACCGGGCGCAGTTCCCCGGGTCGGCGACGACCCGGGAGCTGGTGGACTACCTGTTCGAACAGCCGTACCTGACGGGACCGCGGGCCGTCGAGGCGACCGGCCGGTCGAAGCCGTCGGTCTACGACGCGATCGACTCGCTGGAGTCCGCGGGGATCGTCGCGGAGACGACCGGCAAACAGCGGAACAGGGTGTACGAGGCGCCCGAGATCCTGTCGGTACTGAGTTCGTGAGGGTTCTGTTGGTGCATCGATCGTAGGTTCGCTGTCAGTCTGAACATAGAGACGTGGATTCGGAACAGCTCGAAAGCCCCGTGGCGCTGGACGACGGCGCGGACCGACAAGCACCACAGCGCGACCGAAGTGAGCGCGAGGAGCACGGCGGCCGCACCGACCCGAGCCCCGTGGGGGCTTTCGGGGCCTACTCCACGGCTCACGCACCGAACACCGCATGAGCGATTTCGAGCCGTTCTCGGCCGACGCCACGCCGTTCGAATCCGAGCCGACCGATCGTTCCCCGAACCTGCAACACTGGATTCATAGGGACCACCCGCCACGGTACTGACAATGAGCAGTCGCGGTCGGAGCCACACCCCCGACGCAGGAGGCGACCGATGAGCGACCGCACGAACCGGACCGCGGACGAGATCCGATCGCTCGACGACCAGACCGTCCGCGAAATAGCCGCCGGCGAGGTGGTCGAGCGCCCGGCCTCGGTCGTGAAGGAACTCGTCGAGAACGCGCTCGACGCCGGCGCCGACAGGGTCGCCGTCGCCGTGGAGAACGGCGGCATCGACGGCGTCCGCGTGAGGGACGACGGGGCGGGGATGCCCCCCGAGCAGCTCCCGAAGGCAGTCGCGAAGCACGCGACGAGCAAACTCGGCGGCGTCGACGACCTCGACTCGGGCGTCGCCACCCTCGGCTTCCGCGGCGAGGCGCTCCACACCGTCGGCGCCGTGGCGGAGTTGACCGTTCGCTCGCGCCCGCCAGCGGCCGACGCGGGCGCGGAGTTGACCGTGAACCACGGCGACGAGGGGACGGTCGAACCGGCCGGCTGCCCCGTCGGGACGACCGTCGAGGTCCGGGACCTGTTCGGCGAGACCCCGGCACGCCGGAAGTTCCTCGGGACGCCCGCGACGGAGTTCGACCGGATCAACGCGGTCGTCTCGGCGTACGCGCTCGCCAACCCCGACGTGGCCGTCTCGCTGGAGCACGGCGGCCGCGAGGTGTTCGCCTCGAACGGCGACGGGCACCTGCGCTCGGCCGTGCTCGCGGTGTACGGCCGCGAGGTCGCGGAGTCGATGGTGGACGTGGACCGTGGCGCGGAAGCAAGCGGTGATTCGAACGAGGGCGGCGAGGGAACCGTCTCCGTCTCGGGGCTCGTCTCGCACCCCGAGACGACCCGCGCGGGCCGGGAGTACCTCACGACGTTCGTGAACGGCCGGTGGGTGCGCGAGAGCGACCTCCGCGGCGCGGTCGTCGACGCCTACGGCGGCCAGCTGGCACCCGACCGCTACCCGTTCGCCGCCCTCTTCGTCGACGTCCCCGCCGACGCCGTCGACGTGAACGTCCACCCGCGCAAGACGGAGGTCCGGTTCGACGACGACGCCGGCGTGGTGGGGTCGGTCCACGAGGCCGTTCGGGAGGCCCTGCTGGATCACGGGCTGCTCCGAAGCTCCGCCCCCCGGGGGCGCTCGGCGCCCGACGAGGCCACGGTCGACCCGGAGGTCGTCGGCGGCGCGGGAACCGAGCACGAACGGGCGGCCGCGGACGCGCGGGCCGACGAGGGGGTCGACGCGGACGACGCGGGCGACGGCGAGGAACCGGACACGACGGCGTCGGTGCTCGACGCGTGGGGAGGGTCCTCCGCTTCAGAACCCGAGGCCGACGCCGAAGCGGACCGGACGGCCGACGAGGGGGGCACCTCCGGGGCGACCGGGCCGGCGGGCGAATCGGCGGCGGATTCGCCCGCCGACTCGCCGGAGGACCCGACCGAACCCGAGGCGACCGACCGACCCACGGACCACCCGGTCCGTCGGCCGACCCACGACGCGCCGTGGAGCGGACGCCCCTCGCCGCGCGGGTGGCAGGAGGGGGCCGACGAGGGCGCCCGGGACGACGGCCCGCCCCGGTCTACTCCCCGGCAGTCGACGCTCGCCGGCGGTACCACGGACGAGCGGACCGAACACGACTCCCTGCCGTCGATGCGGGTGCTGGGACAGTACGGGGGGACCTACGTCGTCTGCGAGACCGACGAGGGGCTGGTGCTCGTCGACCAGCACGCCGCCGACGAGCGGGTGAACTACGAGCGCCTCCGGGCGGCCGCGCGGCGCGACGCGCCCGCACAGACGCTCGCGCGCCAGGTCGAACTCGAACTGACCGCGCGGGAGGCGGAGCTGTTCGGGACCTTCAGGGACGCGTTACTGGAGGTCGGGTTCGCGGCCGAGCGCGCCGGCGATCGGACCGTCGCCGTCACCGCCGTCCCGGCCGTCTTCGACGCGACGCTCGATCCGGACCTCCTGCGGGACGTGCTCGCGGCCTTCGCCGACGAGGTCGCCGCGGACGACCGGCCAGTCGCGGAGGTGGCCGACGCCCTGCTCGCGGACCTGGCGTGCTACCCCTCGGTCACCGGAAACACCTCGCTCACCGAGGGCTCGGTGGCGGACCTGCTCTCGGCGCTCGACGGCTGCGAGAACCCCTACGCCTGCCCCCACGGGCGGCCGGTGCTCGTGGAGTTCGGACGCGGCGAGATCGAGGACCGCTTCGAGCGGGACTACCCCGGGCACGCCGGTCGACGCGAGGAGTAGCCGACCGCCGAAGGGGAGTCGTTCCCCTCACGACTCCCCTCACGCCGTTCGCCTCACCACAGTTCCCGCACGCGAGCGGGCCCTCCGACGTCGTCGAGCACGGCGACGACCGCGTCCGGCACGTCCTCCCGCCAGGAGTCGTCGCCCGCGGCCATCCGCCGGCGGATCGCGGTCCCGCTCACGGTTCGCTCGGCGCGGACCGTCCGCACCTCCCGTCCGTGCTCGCGCAGGCGGTCTGCCTTCACCTCGTGCCAGTCCTCCAGCACCCTGAGGAAGTGGACCGCGTCGGCGGGCGCGTAGTGCTCCCAGAGTTCGGGCCGGTTCACCGGGAACGGGAGCACGCGAACTGGAACGCCGAGGTCGGCGTCGGCGACGGCCGCCCGGACCGTCCGGTCGCGCTCGTGGTACCGGAAGGGGTTGTTCCGGGGCTCGCTGCGCTCCGGGTCGGCCGACTCGTCGCGGACGTGCGAGGGATCGGCGTTCGTCACCCCGACGAGCAGTTCGTCGCACTCGCCGGCCGCCCACCGGAGGTACGCGAGGTGGCCCCCGTGGAACGGCTGGAAGCGCCCGTGGACGTGTCCGACGGTCCTCCGAGTCACGCGGAATCACGCTCCCCGGGCTCCCCGTCCCACCGCGCCGCGCGCTCGACGTACCGGGCGGCCTCGCACCCCGGTGCGGCGGACAGCCGCGGGCCGTCCCTGGCGATCGTCCCGAGTCGCCTCGGTCGGGAACCCGGTATCTCGCCCAGTCGGTCGGCCACCCGATCGAGGACGCCGGGCCTCGCGACGACCGCCAGCGGGCCGTTCGTCTCGACGGTGACGTCCGGCACGGTCCACGCGTCCGCGATCTCGTCGACGCCGGGGAGCGGCGGAAGCGCCTCGACCCGCAGGGACCGCCCGGCGTCGGCGACGACCCGCCCGATGCCCGCGACCCCCTCGCCGGACACGTCCGTGACGCGGGCGACGTGGCGGTCGGGGTCGAACGGCTCGCCGGGATCGGGTCGGAACGGTGCCAGCGCCTCCGCGATCGGTCGCGTGTCGGTCCGAAGCCGTTCGAGTCCGCGCTCGCGAAACTCCCCGTCGTCGGATGCCACGCCGTGGGCGTAGAGCGCCAGCCCGCCGAGCGGGCGCGTGAGCAGGACCCCGAACCCGGGTTCGAGCGAGGGGGTAGCCGGCGCACGCAGCGCGACCGCGCGGACGCTCGCGCCGAACAGCCACCCCTCGCCGTCGTGTTCGACGGTCGCCGGCGGAAGCGCCGTCGCGTCCACCGGAACCGAGTCCGCCGCCCACGTCGCCACGGAGGCGTCCGCGGGTAGTTCACGGCGCGGTGCGGCGACGAGCGGTCGGACCTCGCGGTCGGCGACGGCGCCGACGGCGTGGAGGTCGTTGCAGGCGTTCAGGATCGCGATCCGAAGCGACTCGGCGGGCGACAGCCCGGGGAAACCGTGGATCGCGTCGACGTTCGCCGCCAGCACGCCGTCGCGTCGCGGCCCCCGCGGGCGGAGGTGTTCGAGCCAGAGCGCACCGTCGTCGGCACCCGGAACCTGCACTGCGTGCCCCTTACCGACCGTGACCGGCCGGCCGTCGAGGGCGGCGTACGCCTCGCCCACCGCCTCGGAGAACCGCTCGGGGTCCGCGAGTCGGTCGCCGGCGAACGCGGCGGCGAGGCTCCACGTCTCCCCGCCGTCCGTCGGCCCGGTCGGCGCTCGACCGTTCAGGGCCACCGCCTCGGCGTCCGACTCGATGCGGTCGTGTCGCGGGAGCAGGGCGGCGTCCCGGTCGGGGCCGAGCGACACCGACGTGTCCGAGAGTCGGGAGCGGATGCGCTCGCGGGCGGGGAGCACGACCCGGTCGAGCGGCGTCTTGCCCGCACAGCCGCACCGCACGGCGGCCTCGCGGTTCACTCCTCGGGCCATAGCGGTCGAACCTCCCGCGTCGGGTGGTCGGGAACTCGCGGCGACCGCCGGAGGCCGTCGAGCAGCACCCGGTCGGCCGCCGACCGTGCGATCCGGAGGAAGTCGCGTCCCCGAATGCGGCCCAGTCCGCCCCTCGCGGCGGGGCGCTCGCCCGTCGCGGTCACGTCGTCGGTCCGGACCGACTCGGCCGCCACCGTCAGCGGCACGGGCTCGCCCGAGTGGACCACGTCCTCGGTGCTCGGGGTCGTGTGGTCGGCCGTGACGACCGTGACGAGCCCCGGGTCGGAGAGGGCGCGCTCGACGACCGGGTCCAGCGACGCGTCGATGGCCTCGAGTTCGTCGCGCTTGGCCGCCGGGCCGGCCGAGTGGGATGTCTCGTCCGGCTCGGGGTAGTGGACGTGGACGAACTCGTGCGCCCCGACGGCCGCGAGCGCGGCGTCCGCCCGGGCGTCGTATCCCTCGGGCGGGTCCTCGTGGACGATGCCGAGAGTCCGCGCGAGTCCGGTCAGCACCGGCTTCGGCGTGAGACTCGCCGCGTCGAGGCCGTGTCGCTCGTGGAAGGGCTCGGGTTCGGTCGGAGCGCCCGCCCACTTGGAGAGTACCACGTCCGCGGGTGACCTCCCGGTTCGGTCGCGGGGTTCGCCGGCGTCGGCGAGCGCCTCGCGCGTTCGACGGGTGTACGTCCGGAGCGCAGACGCGGTTCGCTCGGCGGCGTCGGGGTCGGCGGCGTCCGCGAGCGGTTCGGCCGCGAGGACGGGCAAGCCCGTGGCGAACGGGTCCACGTCGGTCACGTCGGACGAGAGCGAGTTCGTCGATTCGACGGTCACCAGTCCGCGGTTCTTCCAGGTGTACTCGAACGAGACGGTCGCCTCCGCCGTCTCGACGCGCGCGACGTCCTCGCGCTCGGCCAGCGCCGGGAAGTCGGCGGCGTCGTCCGGGAGGTGACGGTCGACGACGCGGCCGCCGTCGAGTTCCGCGAAGGAGGCCGAGCAGACGACTCTCCCCGGGGTCGGGTCGCGGCCGAATCCTCTCGCCTCCAGCACGCCGCGACCCGGCACCTCCGCGAGGTCGTAGCCGAACAGGATCGAGTGGGCACGGTCGCTCGACAGGGGCGTCCCCGGCGTCGAGACGTCCATCCGGCCGTTGATGCCCGCGGCCGCCAGGCGGTCGAGGTTCGGCGTGTCGGCCGCCTCCAGGGGCGTCTGCCCGTCCAGGGCCGGTGCCGGGCGGTCGGCCGCGCCGTCGAGCAGCAGCAGGAGGATCCGTCGGTCCTTCCCGCGCATCTCAGTTCTCCCCCCGGCGGGTCCCGCGTAGCGTCACGCTCCGCATCTCACTCCAGCCCGAGGGTGCGCGCGATGGTTCGCTTCTGCACCTCGGTCGTGCCGGCCGGGATGCGCAGGTTCCGCGCGACCCGGAACACGCGCTCGACGCCGCCGGCGCGCATCAGGCCGTAGCCGCCGAGCACCTGAATCGCCCGGTCGGACCAGTCGAACAGGCGGTCCTCGGGGTAGTACTTCAGCATCGAGAGCCGGCGCCTGGCCGCCTCGGGCTGGCGGAGGTCCGCGAGGTCGGCCATCCCCTCGTACTCCGCGAGCATCGTCGTCGCCATGTTGCGGACCGCGTGGATCTCGGTGGCCGTGTCGGCGATGGGCCACTGGATCGCCTGGTTGCTCCCGATGGGCTCGCCGAACGTCTCGCGCTCCTTCGCGTACGAGAGCATCCTGTCGAGGAGGTACCGACCCATCCCGACGCACATGCCGGGGCGGCACGCCCGCCGCCAGTTCACCCAGGAGAGCGCCAGCGGGAGGCCGTCGCCGATCCCACCGACCATCTGGTCGTCGCCCACCCGGCAGTCCTCGAGGTGGACGTCGGCGGTGATGCCGTCCATCATGATGTTCTCGTTCATCCGTCCGACCTCGTAGCCGGGGTTCTCCGTGTCGACGAGGAACATCGCCATCCCCTCGGTCCCGTCGGCCCGATCGGTTCTCGCGAGCACCTGTGCGGTGTCGGCGTACACCGCGTTCGTGATGTAGCGCTTGTGCCCGTCGATGACCCACTCGTCGCCGTCCTTCTTCGCCTCCGTCTCGATGGCCGTCACGTCGGAGCCTGCGTTCGGCTCCGTGATGCAGATGCACGCGGACTCCGTCCCGTCGATGAGTGGATCGAGCCACTCCCCCCGCTGGCCCTCGTCGAGGTGGAGCAACGCGGGCGAGGGGCCCTCGGTCCAGGCCATGACCGCCCGCGCGAGGCTCGACCCGAAGCCGGTGCCGTGGCGGAACACGGCCTCCTGAACGTAGAAGTGCTCCAGCGGGGAGAGCCCGCCGCCGCCCACCTCCTCGGGCATGTGGAGCGCGTAGATGCCGGCCTCGCCGGCCCGCTCCTGGATCTCGTCGCGCAGCGCCCGGGCCTCGGGGGTCATCCGGCCGTCCTCGTCGAGGTACTCGAGCGGGCCGCCGACGTGTTCGGCGTGCTCCTCCTCGTACGGGAGCACCTCCCCCTCGATGAACGTCAGCACGCGGTCGACGACCGGTCGAACGCCCTCCGGCACCGCGAACTCGTCGGCGAGTACGTCGTCCTCAGGGATGCCCGTCATTGTCTACCGTGGCCCGTCGTCCGGCATAAGCCCACCGTCGCCCCTCGTCGGTCGCCGGAACCGTCAGCCCGTGCTCGGGGTCGCCCGTGTCGCCGGAGTCCACCGGGTTCATGTACGCCGGCGGCGACCCACCCGACATGACCGACCTCGTCACGTTCGGGGAGACGATGCTCCGGCTCTCGCCGCCGGAAGGCGTCCGCCTGGAGACCGCCCAGCGGTTCGACGTCCGCGTCGGCGGCGCCGAGAGCAACGTCGCCGTCGCGGCCGCCGCGCTGGGGCTGGACGCCGCGTGGCTCTCGAAGCTCCCGCGCTCCCCGCTCGGCCGCCGGGTGGTTCACGAACTCCGGGGGTACGGCGTCGACGCCGGGATCGCGTGGGACGACGGGGAGGGCTCCCGGCTCGGAACGTACTACCTCGAACCCGGCGGCGAACCGCGCGGGACGGACGTCGTCTACGACCGCGCGGGCGCGGCCATCACGACCGTCTCGTTCGACGAACTGCCGGCCGACGCGCTCGAGGGGGCCGACTACGCCTACACGAGCGGCATCACGCCGGCGCTCTCGGACGCGGCGGCGGGCGCGGCCCGCGACCTGCTGTGCGAGGCCCGGTCGACGGGGACGACGACCGCGTTCGACCTGAACTACCGGAGCAAGCTCTGGGACCCCCGGGAGGCCCGCGAGGGGTACGAGGCCCTGTTCCCCCACGTCGACGTGCTCGTCGCGGCGCGGCGCGACGCGGAGGCGGTGCTCGGCCGGGACGGGGACGCCGCCGAGATGGCTCGCGGGCTGGCCGGCGACCACGGCTTCGAGACGGTCGTCGTCACTCGGGGCGAGCGCGGCGCGCTCGCGGTCCACGACGGCGAGGTCCACGAGCGGGCCGCCTACGGGGCGGAGACGCTCGACCCCATCGGCACCGGCGACGCGTTCGTCGGCGGGTTCCTGGCCAAGCGGATGCGGGGCGGCGACGTCCCCGCGGCCCTGGAGTGGGGGGCAGCGACGGCCGCGCTCAAGCGGACGGTCGCGGGCGACCTCGCGGTCGTGACGCCCGAGGAGGTCGAGCGCGTCGTCTCGGAGGAGGACGCGGACATCTCGCGGTAGCGAGGGGGACGCCCCGTCAGTCCCCATCGACGTGGTTCAGCGCGGTCGCGTACGCCTCCCGGACGCGCGAGAACTCCTCGCGGTTGCCGCCACGGTCCGGGTGGGCGTCCTTCACCCGATCGCGGTAGGCCGACTCGACGGCCTCCTCGTCGGCGCCGGCCGGCAGTCCCAGCGTCTCGAACGCCGCCCGGATCGGGTCGGGGCCGCCCGCGGGGCCGAGGTCCACGTCGGGCACGTCGAACGGGAGGCGGCGGCCGAGCTGGGTGCCCGGCATCTCGTGCTCGCAGAGCACGACGTGGAGGTCGCCCTCGGCGGCGCGGAGCCGGAAGTACGCCCGCGCGTCGAAGGTGATGGCGACCCGCCGTTCGGGGAGGTAGAAGGCGACCTCGTGTCCGTCGACGTCGTACCGCTCGAGGAACGGCTCGCCGACGTCCCTGAGGAACCCCCGGATCTCGGTGCGGCGGCGGAGCGGGCCGACGGACTCCGCGGCCGTGTCGGCGGGCGGGTCCGGGAACCACCGGTTCGCCGCGAGGAAGACGGCCGCGACCGCGACGGAGGCGGACGCCCCGAGCCCAAGCCCCAGGACCAGCCAGGCTGGCAGGCCGGCGAGCGACTGGTCGAACACACCCCCCGTTCGACGCCGGCGGATTTGAACCCCTCGGCGGACCGGGGTTCCCGACGGGCGGGCACCGTTTCGAGTGGGAGGTGCTCGTCGACGGGCTACGTCCGTCGCACTCGATGGAAGAGCCACGTTCGTCGCACTCGGCCGAAGGCCCCTTCTCCTGGTGGACATAAAAAGGGTGACGAGCGTGCCGGCGGCGCTCCAGCGCCGCCGGCACGCAAGGAGGGCTTTTTAGACTAGACCCTCGGCCTTCAGCCCCTCCATCACGTCGTCGACGAGCGTCTCGACGTCGTCGTAGGGGAACTCCTGGTGGGAGCCGAGCTTCGCGGCCATCTCCATCGCCGTGAAGGAGGCGTCGCCCGCCTCGAAGCGCGTCCCGGGCCCGTTCGGGAGCGCCGGGACGAGGTCCATCTGGTTCGAGACCGGGTAGTCGGCGCCCTCGAACGCCTCGGTCAGCTGCGAGCGGAGTTCGGCTTCCACGTCGTCGCTCATGGCTGTCACCCCGGCCGACGGCTGGAAAAGCGTTCCGGAACAACGAACAACCCCGGGAAGGTTTCGCCCGGCCGCCGGTCCGACCGCAGTCGTCACGCCCCCGGCCGCGTCGGCGGCTCGTCGCGGCGGACCCTCCTCCGGCGTCGACACGCGACCGGCCCGGCCGGAACTCGTGGGTTTAACCGGAGCGACCCGGGAGAGGCGGGCATGGGATTCGACTTCGAGTTCGACCTGCTACGCGAACTGACGGAGACGAGCGGCGTTCCCGGCTACGAGGACCGCGTCCGCGACGTGGTGAAACGCGAACTCGCCGAACGGACCGACGAGGTGCGGACCGACGCGATGGGCAACGTGGTCGGCACCGTCCACGGGGCCGCCGACCCGGACTACGAGGTCGCCGTCGCGGCCCACATGGACGAGATCGGCTTCATGGTGAAACACGTCACCGACGGGGGGTTCCTGAAACTCGACGCGCTCGGCGGCTGGGACGCCCGGGTGCTGCGCGCCCAGCGGGTCCGCGTCCACGCCGAGGACGGCGACCTCGCAGGCGTCATCGGCTCGGTCCCGCCCCACACGCTCACCGAGGAGGAGCGGGAGAGGGACGACTCGGTCGATGGAGTCGTCGTCGACCTCGGCATGGGAAGCGAGGACGTCGAGGCGGCCGTCTCCGTCGGCGACCTCGTGACGATGGAACAGTCGACCGTCGAACTCGGCGACTGCGTGACGGGGAAGGCGCTCGACGACCGCGTCTGTCTGTTCGCGATGCTCGAGGCGGCCGCCCGGGTCGAGGAGCCGGACGTGACGGTCCGCTTCTGTGCCACCGTCCAGGAGGAGGTCGGCCTCCGCGGCGCGACCGCGCTCGGCGTCGACGTCGACCCGGACCTCGCGGTGGCGCTCGACGTGACCGTCGCGAGCGACGTCCCCGGCGTCGACGAGGACAAGCAGGTCACCGAACTCGGCGAGGGCGCCGCCATCAAGCTGAAGGACTCCTCGGTCATCACGACGCCGAAGGTCCACCGGCGCCTCCGCGCGGTCGCGGAGGAGGAGGGGATCGACCACCAGCTCGAGGTGCTCCCGTCGGGCGGCACCGACACGGCGGGGTTCCAGAACACGAACGGCGCAAAGCCCGTCGGGGCCATCTCCGTCCCGACGCGGTACCTCCACACCGTGACGGAGACGGCCAACGGCGACGACATCGCGGCGACGGTCGACCTCCTGACCGCGTTCCTCGGCAGCGAGACGGGCGAGCACGACTACTCGCTGTAAACCGATCCGCCGCCACACGGCGTTCACGGTCGAACCGCGCACCGGGGGCCCACGATTTCGGCCGCCAGGCCCCCTTGCGGGAGGCACCAGCACGCTCACCGCGAGGGAGGGAGGCGGGGCGAAGCCCCGCCGACCGAGCGAGCGGCCGTTTTGGCATGAACGGGTTGTGCGGGGGGTTCGACGAGCGAGCGCGCCTCCGGCGCGCGAGCGAGGAGCGACCCCCCGCAAAAGAGGTTCGTCGTAATCGACGGATTCACCTTGGGGAGGCGCCAACCCGCGTGCATGAGCGATCAGATGGACCGCCGGAGTTTCATCCGCGCCGCCGCGGGCGCGGCGGCGCTCTCGGCCGGCGCCGGGGCCGCGTCCGCGCAGGAGGACGGCACCGGAACGCCGTCCGGGACCGGGACCCCGAGCGGAACCGGAACGGGAACGTCGGGCGGGGACGGGACGGGTACCGCGGGCGGGAACGAGACTGGAACCGGCGGCGGTGATGGCGGCGGTGGCGGCGGTGGCGGCGGCAGCGAGACGGTCGCCGTCGGTCCGAACGGCGACTTCGTGTTCGCGCCCGGCACCGACGAGCCGCTCAACGTCCTCCCGGGCACGACGGTGACGTTCGTCTGGGAGTCCGACAACCACAACGTCGTCGTCGACAGCCAGCCGGACGAGGCGAACTGGGAGGGCCACGAGCCCCTCGAGAACTCCGGGTTCGAGTACGAGCACACGTTCGAGACGCTCGGCACCTACGACTACTACTGTGACCCCCACCAGCAGCAGGGGATGGTCGGCACCATCGAGGTGATGGAGGAGCTCCCCACGGAGACGGAGGCAGCCAGCGGCCCGCCGCAGCTCCCCGACTCCGCCAAGAGCCTCGGGGTCGCCGCCTTCACGGCGATGTGCGCGACGCTCGGGTTGACGTACTTCTTCACCAAGTACGGCGGGGACTACAACGTCCCCGAGGAGTAGCGGACCGGCCACTCGTTCTTCGGCGCCCGCCGGGTCCAACGGCCGGGCCACCCGGCTGATCGTCGACCGCCCTCCGGGAGCCGAGCGACGGTTCCGCGACCGTCGCCGCACGGGTCGGCGTGCGGACCGCCGCGTCGTCCCGCGGGGTCAGTCGAGCACCAGCCAGGGGACGTCCACGAGCGCCGGGATGTGGGTCTCGACGTGGTGTTCCCACACGTCGTGTTCCCCGAACGCCTCGCCGTGGTCCGAGGTGACGACGACCCTGCCGTCGAGGTCGGTCGCGAGGTCGGCCGCCGCCTCCATCGCGAGCCGGAGGTTCTCCTCGTAGTACTGCTCTATCGTCTCCCTGAGCCCGCGGTTCCCGACGTCCAGTACGCTCCCGAGGTTCAACTCGACGAGCATGCCGAGCGCCATCGCCATCTGGCTCTCCCCCAATCGTCGCTCGACCCGCCGACGGAGCGAGTCCACGACCGGCCAGTCGCGGCCGGCGTCCGCGGGTTCCTCGTCCGGTTCGAGGACGCCCCCGCGGATGCGTTCGAGCTTCCGCCCGCGCCCGCGGCGGAGGTACGGCGCGTGCGGCTGGAGGTAGTGGACGACCATGCCGTCGTCGTCCCGGTCCTCGTCGAGCCGTTCGCGAGCGGCCGCGGTGACAGC
Protein-coding regions in this window:
- a CDS encoding plastocyanin/azurin family copper-binding protein, which codes for MSDQMDRRSFIRAAAGAAALSAGAGAASAQEDGTGTPSGTGTPSGTGTGTSGGDGTGTAGGNETGTGGGDGGGGGGGGGSETVAVGPNGDFVFAPGTDEPLNVLPGTTVTFVWESDNHNVVVDSQPDEANWEGHEPLENSGFEYEHTFETLGTYDYYCDPHQQQGMVGTIEVMEELPTETEAASGPPQLPDSAKSLGVAAFTAMCATLGLTYFFTKYGGDYNVPEE
- a CDS encoding M42 family metallopeptidase gives rise to the protein MGFDFEFDLLRELTETSGVPGYEDRVRDVVKRELAERTDEVRTDAMGNVVGTVHGAADPDYEVAVAAHMDEIGFMVKHVTDGGFLKLDALGGWDARVLRAQRVRVHAEDGDLAGVIGSVPPHTLTEEERERDDSVDGVVVDLGMGSEDVEAAVSVGDLVTMEQSTVELGDCVTGKALDDRVCLFAMLEAAARVEEPDVTVRFCATVQEEVGLRGATALGVDVDPDLAVALDVTVASDVPGVDEDKQVTELGEGAAIKLKDSSVITTPKVHRRLRAVAEEEGIDHQLEVLPSGGTDTAGFQNTNGAKPVGAISVPTRYLHTVTETANGDDIAATVDLLTAFLGSETGEHDYSL
- a CDS encoding alkaline phosphatase family protein, giving the protein MTAQAPDQNVVEEEWDYLIVLDACRYDFFAELYDEYFDGSLEKRRSPGSATPEWAAKTFTDHADVTYLSANPFINSLGIPLSELKWGASCEYEWAAADHIGEVVDLWQDDWDDDLGAVVPEAVTAAARERLDEDRDDDGMVVHYLQPHAPYLRRGRGRKLERIRGGVLEPDEEPADAGRDWPVVDSLRRRVERRLGESQMAMALGMLVELNLGSVLDVGNRGLRETIEQYYEENLRLAMEAAADLATDLDGRVVVTSDHGEAFGEHDVWEHHVETHIPALVDVPWLVLD